The following are encoded together in the Cryptococcus neoformans var. neoformans JEC21 chromosome 9 sequence genome:
- a CDS encoding protein kinase, putative — protein MSGRPFKRESWRPTKRPPTFAAAAQQPPLSSANALPARTWGGTPVPTAPKRFERDPSSNVKEEAHLSRWDDKGSNDGKWDQRDWDQRDDRSRYGNSGNGKRRQSPSRQPDSTRDERFSSARRSYSPPVPAPSPANPSNYPATRRPLPPAQPPASHHHTRARRPSPDYGTSGPAAKKRKGGARKRDSPDYGVGSREDAASSYRRSPSPLSNRSRSRTRSRSRSPAPSHHSQSNSYSLPKTQTHTYTPSQSHRKRSPSPSMSDRQSSSGRWSKRDRYNNHQYGKYDKDDRNGKFDSRDNGWENEGNRNWRDRDTDRDGHRRDRGMGDRGGRRDKDWRQDKGYVYDRRDRERDRDRERDRDRDRDRGSGWQASRRDRDYPPIGPRGYTSSASQLRHDYQTAPSPPHSAHVQAPPPPSDFYDRRRDSPDSYGHQNHSHGQRQGRSPIQDREYPSRSNFVTNANANSILGTSTTRKWGESGRYLYEQSYQPPSTVSRATSVSRDYSPSPQHSYALPAATSDTVPLPVHPPAPVYPPQPMSFAEYIPKADDPISVPRPQLESSFQSLPDTAGPTAELQTRTSPVKISFGQPSGGAVKKGWKSISPKKKARVSLFDEDEEEIQGAKGEKEDKKEVMPEKEQDIMGEALPHPDTLIHRLTLASTRYTTLLTSLSAPLRAAFDSFSTLPSSPPPPPIDLFLDEYLGRKARDDEVKRVEEVWDAKKEWEREEEMGRRYLEEVGKGGRVEGVNVAPAEPGGARVSPAAVVVAPKPEPELAPIPVSGTELQAPAPGAEPHPQTQKVPIPLPPAATLVYQKLAAVGEGTYGKVYKALSLITHQPVALKRIRMENEKDGFPVTAMREIKLLQMLQHENVLRLVEMVVERGGVYMVLEYMEFDLTGLLAHPEIKFSPANIKSLSHQMLSGLSYLHRQSILHRDMKGSNILVNSRGELKLADFGLARVYAKKRREDYTNRVITLWYRSPELLMGETIYGPEVDMWSAGCIILELYTTKPIFQGSDELNQLEVIYALLGTPTEAEWPSVKELPWYELVKPKEEIGSKFRTSFAKWLSPAALDLVEGLLFYDPSQRLLADSALQTDYFLMEEPKMEKPTQLEGMGEHHEMSAKAERKRRRMEEGGE, from the exons ATGTCTGGCCGCCCCTTCAAAAGAGAATCCTGGAGGCCTACCAAGAGACCTCCAACATTCGCGGCGGCCGCCCAGCAACCTCCGTTGAGCAGCGCTAATGCTCTTCCTGCAAGAACATGGGGAGGCACACCGGTACCGACAGCTCCGAAACGGTTTGAACGAGATCCGTCTTCGAATgtgaaagaggaagcaCATTTATCTAGATGGGATGATAAAGGATCTAACGATGGCAAGTGGGACCAGCGGGATTGGGATCAGCGGGACGATAGGTCAAGATATGGTAACAGTGGTAATGGAAAACGGCGACAATCACCTTCAAGGCAACCCGACTCTACGCGAGATGAGCGGTTTTCTTCCGCTCGGCGTTCATATTCCCCCCCTGTCCCTGCTCCTTCCCCTGCGAACCCGTCCAACTACCCTGCTACACGGCGACCATTACCACCTGCTCAACCGCCTGCCAGTCATCACCATACTCGCGCACGTCGGCCGTCACCGGATTACGGCACATCGGGACCTGCGGCCAAGAAACGGAAAGGTGGtgcaagaaaaagagacaGTCCTGATTACGGAGTTGGATCGAGGGAGGATGC GGCATCGTCGTATCGCCGCTCGCCTAGTCCTTTGTCGAATCGCTCACGTTCTCGTACCCGTTCCCGATCACGCTCACCTGCGCCTTCCCACCATTCTCAATCCAATTCTTATTCCCTTCCCAAGACACAGACTCATACATACACTCCATCACAATCACATCGGAAAAGATCACCGTCGCCCTCAATGAGCGATCGGCAATCAAGCTCTGGTAGATGGAGTAAACGCGACAGGTATAATAATCACCAGTACGGAAAGTATGACAAGGACGATCGAAATGGAAAATTTGACAGCAGGGATAATGGATGGGAGAACGAGGGCAATCGGAACTGGAGGGATCGAGATACTGATCGGGATGGGCATCGCCGGGATCGTGGTATGGGAGATAGAGGGGGGAGACGAGATAAAGATTGGCGGCAGGATAAAGGATATGTGTATGATCGGAGAGACAGAGAAAGAGATAGAGATCGAGAAAGGGACAGAGATCGAGACAGAGACAGAGGTAGCGGCTGGCAAGCTTCGCGGCGCGACCGAGATTACCCCCCAATAGGTCCAAGAGGATATACGTCGTCTGCATCGCAATTGCGACACGATTATCAGACTGCTCCTTCACCGCCACATTCTGCCCATGTCCAAGCCCCGCCACCTCCCAGCGACTTTTACGACCGACGAAGAGATTCACCCGACTCATACGGCCACCAAAACCACAGTCATGGACAGAGACAAGGGCGCAGTCCTATACAGGATAGAGAATACCCATCTCGTTCAAATTTCGTCACGAACGCCAACGCGAATAGCATTTTAGGTACTTCTACGACGAGGAAGTGGGGCGAGAGTGGAAGGTACCTTTATGAGCAGTCGTACCAACCTCCATCGACTGTTTCGAGAGCTACTTCTGTCTCGCGGGACTATTCACCCTCCCCTCAGCACAGCTATGCTCTGCCGGCCGCCACGTCCGATACCGTTCCACTTCCCGTCCATCCGCCTGCACCGGTATATCCTCCCCAACCGATGTCCTTCGCTGAATACATACCTAAAGCTGATGACCCTATCTCGGTTCCTCGCCCACAGCTTGAATCTTCATTCCAGTCTTTACCTGATACCGCTGGGCCAACAGCTGAGTTGCAGACTCGGACATCGCCTGTTAAAATATCTTTTGGTCAGCCAAGTGGTGGGGCGGTAAAAAAGGGGTGGAAATCGATTTccccgaagaagaaggcaagggtCAGTCTGttcgatgaagatgaagaagaaatacAAGGGGcaaaaggggaaaaggaggataAAAAGGAGGTGATGCCAGAGAAAGAGCAAGATATCATGGGAGAAGCGCTTCCACATCCCGATACACTCATACACCGGCTCACACTCGCCTCAACGCGGTATACAACCCTTCTTACTTCCCTCTCTGCCCCTCTTCGCGCAGCATTTGACTCATTTTccactcttccctcttccccaccGCCCCCTCCTATCGACCTTTTCTTGGACGAATATCTAGGGAGGAAAGcgagagatgatgaggtgAAAAGAGTAGAAGAGGTTTGGGATgcgaagaaggagtgggagagggaggaagaaatggggagaaggtacctcgaggaggttggaaaAGGCGGAAGGGTAGAAGGGGTTAACGTAGCGCCGGCGGAGCCTGGGGGTGCCAGAGTGTCCCCCGcggctgttgttgttgctccAAAACCTGAGCCTGAACTTGCACCGATACCCGTTTCAGGAACTGAACTCCAAGCTCCTGCACCCGGAGCAGAACCTCACCCACAGACGCAAAAAGTCCCAATCCCCTTACCACCAGCAGCCACGTTAGTCTATCAGAAGCTCGCGGCCGTTGGCGAAGGCACGTACGGCAAAGTCTACAAAGCCCTTTCCCTCATCACCCACCAACCGGTCGCTCTCAAGAGGATTCGTATGGAGaacgagaaggatgggttCCCTGTTACAGCGATGCGGGAGATCAAGCTGTTGCAGATGTTACAGCATGAAAACGTGCTTAGGCTTGTGGAAATGGTCGTGGAGAGAGGTGGGGTTTATATGGTGCTTGAGTACATGGAGTTTGACTTGACTGGCCTTTTGGCGCACCCCGAAATCAAGTTCTCTCCGGCGAATATCAAATCACTTTCGCATCAGATGCTTTCTGGTCTATCATATCTTCACCGTCAATCGATCCTCCATCGTGATATGAAAGGCTCCAATATCCTCGTCAACTCGAGAGGGGAGCTAAAGCTGGCAGACTTTGGGCTGGCAAGGGTTTATGCAAAGAAACGCAGAGAGGATTATACTAATAGGGTTATCACTCTTTGGTATCGAAGTCCAGAATTGCTTATGGGCGAGACAATATATGGCCCAGAAGTTGATATGTGGTCTGCCGG ATGTATCATTCTCGAGCTGTATACTACGAAACCTATCTTCCAAGGTTCCGATGAACTCAACCAACTCGAAGTTATATATGCCCTCTTGGGTACTCCAACAGAAGCCGAATGGCCGTCAGTCAAAGAACTGCCATGGTATGAGTTGGTAAAGCCTAAAGAGGAAATTGGGAGTAAATTTAGGACAAGTTTTGCAAA GTGGCTTTCGCCAGCTGCTCTCGACCTCGTTGAAGGCCTTTTATTTTACGACCCTTCCCAACGTCTTTTAGCCGATTCTGCTCTACAAACAGATTACTTCCTCATGGAGGAACCTAAAATGGAGAAACCCACCCA GCTCGAAGGGATGGGTGAACACCATGAGATGAGTGCAAAGGccgaaagaaaaagaagaagaatggaagaaggaggagaatga